GACTCTGGAAGAACCTGGCGTTCAAAGGCGGAACGTGTCTGAAGAAAGCTTATTTTAGAGATTATCGCTTTTCTGAGGATTTGGACTACACTTTAATTGAAGAAGTTAACGCGTATAAGCTTAGGGAGAGACTGGAGAGAATGTTGGAGTTCGCAAACACTGGTCCAGTGGAGTTTTTAGAATTAGAATTTGAGCCCCGGTATGAAGTCAGAAGCTTTGAGGGAAAACTGCTGGGATTTGAAATCAAGATTCCGTTCAGACTTGTCAGAAAAACAGGAACTCCTTCAAAGATAAAGATTGGATATAACATTAGAAAAGTACGAGAAGATTGTACTCCCGTTGCATGAGAAGAAGTTGCTTCATGAATATTCCGATGCGGACAGGTTTTCGCTCGTGAGGCTGAAATCCTACAGTTTGGAGGAAATCTTTGTCGAAAAAGTTCGCTCGCTCTTCCAAAGGACAAGACCAAGGGATCTGTATGATGTGTGGAAATTAAAGGATACCATCGAATT
Above is a genomic segment from Thermococcus sp. M39 containing:
- a CDS encoding nucleotidyl transferase AbiEii/AbiGii toxin family protein, translated to MVIDEIKRKSFELGLPISTIWRSGLWKNLAFKGGTCLKKAYFRDYRFSEDLDYTLIEEVNAYKLRERLERMLEFANTGPVEFLELEFEPRYEVRSFEGKLLGFEIKIPFRLVRKTGTPSKIKIGYNIRKVREDCTPVA